A genomic region of Mustela erminea isolate mMusErm1 chromosome 12, mMusErm1.Pri, whole genome shotgun sequence contains the following coding sequences:
- the LOC116569981 gene encoding uncharacterized protein LOC116569981, which yields MEPRDLERVNLSTANSQSVGRPQDGRRNQSGEIAAWEPLAPTREPTRPARRVRLPIPTPGNWKAGGRSGLQQGGRILKKKICKEKKINLNQTKLQARRSPPKARWGRRGRERPRRGEWGIRNERHPLQSRCLRGLHSARSHPQETDKTEPVVRRFVPVPKALRGEGSEQRRQRLVCQGGIRSACPGAPAPTFPRPARAARARDLWGDARGFESRFGSLRTTCAHGLRRGRLGECPGREGGHAAGKVLRRRPSPPTLAGGAGQNGPTQLLPAPWGRKRSAPAGARGRRRPFHTRPGILLFLTAHQGKA from the exons ATGGAGCCCCGGGACCTGGAGAGAGTGAACCTTTCTACCGCCAATTCCCAGTCTGTGGGAAGACCTCAGGATG GGAGACGAAACCAAAGCGGAGAAATCGCTGCCTGGGAGCCCCTGGCCCCCACTCGGGAGCCAACCCGCCCAGCACGAAGAGTGCGTCTCCCGATCCCCACCCCGGGGAACTGGAAGGCAGGCGGGCGCTCGGGGCTCCAGCAGGGTGGAagaatcctaaagaaaaaaatctgcaaagagaaaaaaataaatttgaaccaAACCAAACTCCAAGCCCGAAGGTCCCCGCCGAAAgcgaggtgggggaggagggggcgggaaCGGCCGAGGCGCGGAGAGTGGGGGATACGGAACGAACGCCATCCCCTGCAGAGTCGGTGCCTCCGGGGGCTCCACAGCGCGCGCTCCCACCCGCAAG AGACGGACAAGACAGAGCCGGTAGTTCGGCGGTTCGTGCCAGTGCCGAAAGCACTACGCGGAGAAGGCTCAGAGCAACGGCGGCAAAGGCTCGTCTGTCAAGGCGGGATTAGATCCGCCTGCCCGGGGGCCCCGGCCCCCACCTTCCCCCGCCCTGCGAGAGCCGCGCGCGCCAGGGATCTTTGGGGCGACGCGCGCGGTTTCGAGTCGCGCTTCGGGTCTCTGCGCACCACGTGCGCCCACGGCCTCAGGCGGGGACGTTTGGGCGAGTGCCCCGGCAGGGAAGGGGGCCACGCAGCCGGGAAGGTGCTGCGGCGACGTCCCAGCCCGCCCACCCTTGCTGGGGGGGCAGGACAAAATGGCCCAACCCAACTTCTCCCTGCGCCCTGGGGAAGGAAGCGTAGTGCGCCCGCTGGAGCGCGAGGCCGCCGCCGCCCGTTCCACACACGGCCTGGCATTCTGCTTTTCCTCACTGCGCACCAGGGAAAGGCATAA